A genomic stretch from Thermodesulfatator atlanticus DSM 21156 includes:
- a CDS encoding 4Fe-4S binding protein — protein MNLKLLKEILRVLFVYDPEARLDLFTHFPRLKSFFANRRNFAILRTFGDIIFTCLILMGLFGPQDPSSNIMLFISWGVWWTSIVLSWFFVGRMWCGVCPFPGVGRILQALGLYRKKLPLQTFAKWCAYGATGLLALILWVEAVTHMKNSPFLTALLLLSILLGATIFAALYKGQAWCRHFCPMGKIIGSAATMSILEFRPLLDKCRGCKTFACKRGKDGIPGCPVYLGAYAVKNNLICLVCGHCVPLCDRDSPRLFLRHPLKELILNKGRYLTCAYIIPFLMASQISRFIQERTYWYQSFKEFFGGLEIISYSLVLAACFVLFLGIIRLGAHLFTFYEDELFGKFSPMVPVLVPMAFTGELVYRLDYFLKEVGNFFPILSRQFHIQTFASWGFVVPEWLIVFLLKFVLVVGGIGATYVSWVFYSKEFEGLVPKKNFFAILLLIWSITLLYLWLV, from the coding sequence TTCCGCGCTTGAAAAGTTTTTTCGCCAATAGGCGCAATTTTGCTATTTTGCGCACGTTTGGCGATATCATTTTTACTTGCCTCATCCTGATGGGACTTTTTGGCCCCCAAGACCCCTCTTCTAATATCATGCTTTTTATTTCCTGGGGTGTATGGTGGACAAGCATTGTTCTTTCCTGGTTTTTTGTAGGACGCATGTGGTGCGGTGTTTGTCCTTTCCCAGGGGTGGGTCGCATTCTTCAAGCCCTTGGGCTTTACCGGAAAAAACTGCCTCTTCAGACCTTTGCAAAATGGTGTGCTTACGGAGCAACAGGGCTCCTTGCTCTTATTCTATGGGTAGAGGCCGTAACCCACATGAAAAATTCGCCTTTTCTCACCGCGCTTTTGCTGCTTTCCATCCTGTTGGGAGCAACTATTTTTGCGGCCCTATACAAAGGACAGGCCTGGTGTCGCCATTTTTGCCCTATGGGAAAAATCATCGGCTCAGCGGCCACGATGTCTATTCTGGAATTCCGGCCCTTGTTAGATAAATGCAGAGGATGCAAGACTTTTGCGTGCAAAAGAGGGAAAGATGGCATCCCCGGGTGTCCTGTTTATTTGGGAGCTTACGCCGTAAAAAACAATCTTATTTGTTTGGTGTGTGGTCATTGTGTGCCTCTTTGTGATAGGGATTCCCCAAGGCTTTTCTTGCGTCACCCTTTAAAAGAGCTCATCCTTAACAAAGGCCGCTACTTAACCTGTGCTTACATTATCCCCTTTCTTATGGCTTCTCAGATATCAAGGTTTATTCAGGAAAGAACTTACTGGTACCAATCGTTTAAAGAATTTTTTGGCGGGCTTGAAATAATCTCCTATAGTTTGGTTTTGGCGGCTTGTTTTGTTCTTTTTCTGGGAATTATCCGTTTGGGTGCCCATCTATTTACTTTTTATGAAGATGAACTTTTTGGAAAATTTTCTCCTATGGTTCCGGTGCTGGTCCCCATGGCTTTTACCGGGGAGCTGGTGTATCGTCTGGACTATTTCTTAAAAGAAGTGGGAAACTTTTTTCCGATTTTGAGCCGGCAGTTTCATATTCAAACTTTTGCTTCCTGGGGTTTTGTTGTCCCTGAATGGCTGATAGTTTTTCTTTTAAAATTTGTTTTGGTTGTGGGAGGCATAGGCGCCACGTATGTATCCTGGGTTTTTTATAGTAAAGAGTTTGAAGGCCTTGTGCCTAAGAAGAATTTTTTTGCTATCTTGTTGTTGATATGGTCCATTACTTTGCTTTATCTTTGGCTCGTGTAG
- the queF gene encoding preQ(1) synthase, translating into MSEELKYGEKAILEAELEPWPNPYPDRDYLIEITFPEFTCLCPRSGYPDFAIIKIEYIPDKQIIELRSLKLWLNKFRNRYISHEAATNEIFDALWQTLAPRYLKVVGDFHPRGNVHTVITVERRKED; encoded by the coding sequence ATGTCAGAAGAATTGAAATACGGCGAAAAAGCTATCCTTGAAGCTGAATTAGAACCCTGGCCGAATCCTTATCCTGATAGGGACTATCTTATCGAAATAACTTTTCCAGAGTTTACATGTTTGTGCCCGCGTTCAGGGTATCCGGATTTTGCCATCATCAAGATAGAGTATATCCCTGACAAGCAGATAATCGAACTGCGTTCTTTAAAGCTCTGGCTTAACAAATTTCGCAATCGCTATATTTCCCACGAAGCTGCTACCAACGAAATATTTGACGCCCTGTGGCAAACTTTGGCTCCGCGTTATCTCAAGGTAGTTGGGGATTTTCATCCCCGCGGCAATGTTCACACAGTAATCACCGTGGAACGCCGCAAAGAAGACTAA
- a CDS encoding DUF748 domain-containing protein: MNKLAKILAAVLVVFLVVIVGIYFVASRYLTPERIEALIVPPLEKATGLQVSIGEIKRSGFFGIKVSKIDFKDPKTHQNIIAADELRLALKLSPLLQGKLVVSEVAFIRPRVLIVREKDGTINLVRYFGPKEAAKPAKEVPPKEAPPKELALVFQNLKIEKALIEFVDLKKELPPAKATFSLAGGLKVKGTSLVFSGDGSFDLLMNNYALVKGLSFKAQATGRETKFVLNGGKILSGTMKGEILLSGQKIKGNISLNKASFKEAEELAKALKPYLFPEAELPRLDGNFDVEIALAGTTQNPLYALTFYPKPLLLEQKPYTLQAEGLIRVNPEEVSPKLKVAVNGEKMDISGKISLKGTPPYANLLITAEKFNLKSLLPEEEKANQEEIPSNKEPQKNKPLVLPIAGNIQFKAGEVCYTLCAEDVKANIKLAQDRIDLKNLNFLFAGAISQVNGNVSELSKTPKLKFAYSVAGADLPTLGESFFPESNYFVSGKVWSEGAFSALGLGSDAIKKTLSGQGNAKFLQVGLKENAITTLAAQLLHVDELKNLMFENGSLGYTVKDGLVNLKGHFAKEGLALDLLGQVGLDGRLNLSPKLKLSGKLAKVFAKKFPGASLFKTKTGYEIPLTIKGTVEKPKVSLVGVEEKVKEKIEEKAVEQIFKFLGN; encoded by the coding sequence ATGAATAAGCTAGCAAAAATTTTGGCTGCGGTTTTAGTTGTATTTTTGGTTGTTATTGTCGGGATTTATTTTGTTGCCAGTCGTTATCTCACTCCCGAACGAATAGAAGCCCTTATTGTGCCGCCCTTAGAAAAGGCCACCGGCCTTCAAGTCTCCATAGGAGAGATTAAACGCTCAGGGTTTTTCGGCATTAAAGTTAGTAAAATAGACTTTAAAGATCCCAAAACACATCAAAATATAATTGCTGCCGATGAATTGCGCCTGGCCCTTAAGCTTTCCCCCTTACTTCAGGGAAAGCTTGTTGTCTCTGAAGTAGCCTTTATCAGGCCCAGGGTATTAATCGTGCGCGAAAAAGACGGGACTATCAATCTGGTGAGATACTTTGGCCCCAAAGAAGCAGCAAAACCCGCCAAAGAAGTGCCGCCAAAAGAGGCGCCGCCTAAAGAACTAGCTCTAGTTTTCCAAAACCTCAAGATAGAAAAGGCCCTCATAGAATTCGTTGACCTTAAGAAAGAACTTCCCCCTGCCAAAGCAACCTTTTCTTTAGCCGGGGGCTTGAAAGTAAAAGGAACAAGCCTTGTTTTTAGTGGTGACGGAAGCTTTGATCTCCTGATGAATAATTATGCGCTGGTAAAAGGCTTGAGTTTTAAAGCACAGGCCACCGGACGCGAGACCAAATTTGTACTCAACGGAGGAAAAATCCTTTCAGGAACCATGAAAGGGGAAATCCTTCTTAGCGGGCAAAAGATAAAAGGAAATATCTCCTTGAATAAAGCAAGTTTCAAAGAGGCAGAAGAGCTTGCTAAGGCACTGAAACCCTATCTTTTTCCAGAGGCTGAACTTCCCAGGTTAGATGGTAATTTTGACGTGGAAATTGCTTTGGCGGGAACCACCCAAAACCCTCTTTATGCGCTAACCTTTTATCCCAAACCCCTTCTTCTTGAACAAAAACCCTACACCCTTCAGGCAGAAGGCCTAATCAGAGTTAATCCTGAAGAAGTGTCTCCCAAGCTCAAGGTGGCTGTAAACGGCGAAAAAATGGACATTTCAGGAAAAATATCTTTAAAGGGAACTCCACCCTACGCTAATCTCCTTATCACCGCCGAAAAATTCAATTTGAAATCCCTTTTACCTGAAGAGGAAAAGGCTAACCAAGAAGAGATCCCGTCAAACAAAGAACCGCAGAAGAACAAACCCCTTGTGCTCCCCATTGCAGGAAATATTCAATTTAAGGCTGGGGAAGTTTGTTATACTCTTTGTGCTGAAGACGTAAAAGCAAACATCAAGCTTGCCCAAGACCGCATTGACCTTAAAAACTTAAATTTTCTTTTTGCAGGGGCTATATCGCAAGTAAATGGAAATGTTTCTGAGCTTTCTAAAACACCCAAGCTCAAGTTTGCCTATTCCGTAGCAGGGGCGGATCTTCCCACCTTAGGCGAAAGTTTTTTCCCGGAGAGTAACTACTTTGTAAGTGGTAAGGTCTGGTCTGAGGGAGCTTTTTCTGCGCTGGGGCTAGGGTCCGATGCCATAAAAAAGACCCTCTCTGGCCAGGGAAACGCCAAGTTCTTGCAGGTTGGCCTAAAGGAAAATGCGATAACTACTCTTGCCGCACAACTCCTTCACGTGGACGAACTAAAAAACCTGATGTTCGAAAATGGTTCCCTGGGATATACCGTTAAAGATGGTCTCGTGAACTTAAAAGGGCATTTTGCGAAAGAGGGGCTTGCCCTTGATCTCTTAGGGCAAGTGGGCCTTGATGGGCGCTTAAACTTAAGTCCCAAACTTAAATTGTCTGGGAAGCTGGCCAAGGTTTTTGCCAAAAAATTTCCCGGAGCTTCCCTTTTTAAAACCAAAACTGGTTATGAAATCCCGCTTACCATTAAAGGCACCGTGGAAAAACCCAAGGTCTCTTTGGTAGGGGTCGAAGAAAAAGTAAAAGAAAAAATAGAAGAAAAGGCCGTTGAACAGATATTTAAGTTCTTGGGCAATTAG